A part of Aspergillus oryzae RIB40 DNA, chromosome 7 genomic DNA contains:
- the S10a gene encoding 40S ribosomal protein uS10 (40S ribosomal protein S20), protein MSFQKPEKDFGEGPKVHKIRITLTSRKVASLEKVCSELIERARSKSLHVKGPVRLPTKTLQISTRKTPNGEGSKTWDKYEMRIHKRLIDLLAPTETVKQIIINIEAGVEVEVTIAA, encoded by the exons atgtctttccagaagccCGAGAAGGATTTCGGCGAGGGCCCT AAGGTCCACAAGATCCGTATCACCCTTACCTCTCGCAAGGTCGCCTCCCTCGAGAAGGTTTGCTCTGAGCTGATCGAGCGTGCCCGCTCCAAGTCCCTCCACGTCAAGGGTCCCGTCCGTCTTCCCACCAAGACCCTTCAGATCTCCACCCGTAAGACCCCCAACGGTGAGGGTTCTAAGACCTGGGACAAGTACGAGATGCGCATCCACAAGCGTCTCATCGA CCTCCTCGCCCCCACTGAGACTGTCAAgcagatcatcatcaacatcgagGCTGGTGTTGAGGTCGAGGTCACCATTGCCGCTTAA
- a CDS encoding FG-nucleoporin nup42 (predicted protein), translating into MVVCSFFQQGRCKFGGNRFGVLSGGGGGGGFGGRSAQQNQQPANYGVTADDIKTDLTAGKGRPEWVFSCYGPGKNAPKQLFGGAQREQSFEELRLRHYEAAATGNVEQAVQEAQALYAEALKQMDVILNDLGGAVKYIVDGINEHPNRIDIIEGKTGPAASQGPSPFGQPSAFGQPAASGQTSGFGQPSALGQSSGFGQPSALGSGSGSAFGKPSGFGQPSTLGQPSGFGQPSTLGQPSGFGQPSTLGQSSGFGQPSTLGSGSAFGKPSGLGGGQPAFGKPAFGQPSLGQQNPGQPAFGQPSAFGQPSSVGGSSFGASTNASPFGAISNQNQGAGVGFGQAASAVSPFAQAASQQPAAPSGFGQPSTTPATTGGFGQPTQTPSPFGQPQPQPQSNPFGQPSTAPNPFGAPSQPQQQQAQAAPSPFGQPAAGFAQPAQQQPPAPTATAGTGPPAIIKVEDPNQLSPIPPLSGQTVRDPMTKRLSTWKGQPVKYIDNNPCYLHPQDRQTYVRIFFPDGPPDQASLRDATGKSEEYTPEVTEQYEFFVKNGYFKDGVIPSVPPKTEWVSFDF; encoded by the exons atgGTGgtctgcagcttcttccaGCAAGGCCGGTGCAAATTTGGAG GGAACCGCTTTGGAGTCCTGtctggaggaggtggtggtggaggcttCGGAG GTCGTTCTGCGCAACAGAACCAGCAGCCAGCAAA CTATGGTGTCACagcggatgatatcaagaccGACCTAACCGCTGGTAAGGGTCGTCCAGAATGggttttttcttgttatGGCCCTGGTAAAAACGCCCCAAAGCAATTATTTGGAGGTGCTCAGCGAGAGCAATCTTTCGAAGAGCTGCGGCTGCGTCACTATGAAGCTGCTGCAACAGGAAATGTAGAGCAGGCAGTCCAAGAGGCTCAGGCTTTGTACGCCGAGGCACTGAAACAGATGGATGTCATATTGAACGACCTTGGCGGTGCCGTGAAATACATCGTTGATGGTATCAACGAGCATCCGAATAGGATTGATATCATAGAAGGTAAGACAGGTCCTGCTGCCAGTCAAGGGCCCTCTCCATTTGGCCAACCCTCGGCATTCGGGCAACCAGCTGCTAGCGGTCAGACATCAGGATTTGGTCAACCGTCGGCATTGGGGCAGAGTTCTGGATTCGGACAACCAAGTGCTTTGGGCTCAGGATCAGGATCAGCCTTTGGCAAGCCCTCTGGGTTCGGTCAACCATCGACGTTAGGTCAGCCATCGGGATTTGGTCAACCATCGACGTTAGGTCAGCCATCGGGATTTGGTCAACCATCTACCTTGGGCCAGAGTTCTGGTTTTGGACAACCAAGTACGTTGGGTTCAGGATCAGCCTTTGGTAAGCCTTCAGGGCTAGGAGGTGGGCAGCCTGCGTTTGGTAAACCGGCGTTTGGGCAGCCCAGTCTAGGCCAGCAGAACCCAGGTCAGCCTGCTTTCGGTCAACCATCAGCGTTTGGGCAACCTTCATCAGTAGGAGGCTCATCATTCGGCGCATCGACTAACGCGTCACCCTTTGGCGCAATATCAAACCAAAACCAGGGCGCAGGTGTCGGTTTTGGCCAAGCCGCATCAGCTGTGTCTCCGTTTGCACAAGCTGCTAGCCAACAACCTGCAGCACCCTCTGGATTTGGACAACCATCTACAACCCCAGCAACAACTGGCGGCTTCGGTCAGCCGACGCAAACACCATCCCCGTTTGGCCAGCCCCAACCCCAGCCCCAGTCAAATCCATTTGGACAACCATCCACCGCACCAAATCCTTTCGGGGCTCCCAGTCAaccacagcagcaacaagcacAGGCCGCTCCTTCACCCTTTGGCCAACCAGCGGCCGGTTTCGCCCAGCCTGCCCAACAACAACCGCCAGCTCCTACCGCAACGGCGGGCACTGGCCCTCCTGCCATCATCAAGGTTGAGGATCCAAATCAGCTCAGCCCCATTCCACCCTTATCCGGCCAGACGGTCCGAGATCCTATGACCAAGAGACTGTCCACATGGAAAGGGCAGCCAGTCAAGTATATTGACAACAATCCGTGTTATCTGCATCCTCAAGACCGCCAAACATATGTTCGCATCTTCTTCCCGGATGGGCCTCCCGACCAGGCAAGCCTGAGAGATGCCACAGGGAAATCGGAAGAGTATACCCCCGAGGTCACGGAACAGTATGAGTTCTTTGTGAAAAACGGATACTTCAAGGACGGCGTCATCCCAAGCGTACCACCCAAGACGGAATGGGTGAGCTTCGACTTCTAA
- a CDS encoding ASCC2 family CUE domain-containing protein (predicted protein) has protein sequence MANWPPLAPVPPPAVQSAIPPQEWELYIDAWILLLTLRIEASDAEFTEHASTDESVVTFLTSFYDQLASTGTPGLHTGPKTRILRKLCFLLTRRLLLDAPTSPPDLLGWKYLGSMCSCYPSSSALKKLLSEAWDKHEETISSSLEKAKTAMTKQLAMLSSAQAPRIIPDIRLLTILGSVIPACGQALMAGSDFLDTCCEAYQAHKRDDFRKVLVAVIYVGLTSLLKGPKPNLSLLLDQLFSLKASAGINAPTTKKEPTLLSDLICSSDLLVRLDRYLISHPQKRGQDLLSSLRAYQIESNVFHHRYQKQKKKLDKGKARATTDLPQAEDMHIHRMSLVTQIQDLFPDLGSGYIVRLLDVYDDNPETVIAHLLDDSIPPELRDLDKSEQLPTTNSTAPKHDPFPPRPTPPQISSPPVQPRKNVFDKDVDLADLAETDKLRFGRANPDQTADDILADRSKHAVNKAAIMSALATFDSDDDERDDTYDVADVGGTVDAATTDTDADAKQKADELDLTLFRTYKASPALFARDSATRRSQPRASLKRETGMTDEAIEGWAVMLARDSKRLAKLEDRLSLSVVGPGGTGLMQPEIKPTAYRRPGPRGDGESGSETDEPAGSGSRGRGDPGRGRGRGGRRGGGAGRGRGGNAGSGDGNTTAQRQRKEENKASRANHNRRQQRAKKVARAGGMMG, from the coding sequence ATGGCAAATTGGCCTCCTCTTGCACCAGTCCCACCCCCCGCGGTGCAGAGTGCCATACCACCCCAGGAATGGGAGCTCTATATCGATGCGTGGATCCTGCTTCTGACCTTGCGCATAGAAGCATCCGATGCAGAATTCACAGAACACGCATCTACAGATGAGTCTGTTGTCACCTTCTTGACTTCATTCTATGACCAGCTGGCAAGCACTGGTACGCCGGGTTTGCATACAGGGCCGAAAACTAGAATACTACGGAAGCTATGTTTCTTGCTCACACGGCGACTCTTGTTGGACGCGCCCACCTCACCACCCGATCTACTAGGATGGAAGTACCTGGGCAGCATGTGCAGCTGCTATCCCTCCAGCTCTGCGCTGAAGAAATTACTTTCTGAAGCATGGGACAAGCATGAAGAGACGATATCATCGAGCCtcgagaaggcaaagacagCCATGACGAAACAGCTGGCTATGTTGAGTTCCGCACAAGCTCCAAGGATTATCCCTGATATTCGCCTATTAACCATCCTGGGCTCTGTCATCCCCGCATGCGGCCAGGCATTGATGGCCGGCTCCGACTTCCTGGACACATGCTGCGAAGCATACCAAGCACACAAGAGGGACGACTTCCGCAAAGTACTCGTCGCTGTCATCTACGTTGGCCTTACATCTCTACTCAAAGGcccaaaaccaaacctcTCCCTACTCTTGGACCAGCTCTTCAGCCTAAAAGCCAGCGCAGGGATCAACGcaccaacaacaaagaaGGAACCTACCCTCCTCTCAGACCTCATCTGCAGCTCCGATCTCCTCGTCCGTCTGGACCGGTACCTAATTTCGCACCCACAGAAACGCGGCCAAGATCTCCTCTCGAGTCTGCGCGCATACCAAATCGAATCAAATGTATTCCACCACCGCTaccagaaacaaaagaaaaaactcGACAAAGGCAAAGCCCGCGCCACGACAGATCTCCCCCAAGCAGAAGACATGCACATCCACCGAATGTCCCTCGTCACGCAGATCCAAGACCTCTTCCCCGACCTAGGATCGGGGTACATCGTCCGTCTACTCGATGTCTACGACGATAACCCGGAGACCGTCATCGCACATCTCCTGGACGACTCTATTCCCCCTGAGCTCCGGGACCTTGATAAATCAGAACAACTCCCCACTACCAATTCCACTGCCCCCAAGCACGACCCCTTCCCTCCGCGTCCAACACCACCTCAaatttcctctccaccagTGCAACCCCGCAAAAACGTCTTCGACAAAGACGTCGATCTGGCCGACCTCGCCGAAACAGACAAATTGCGCTTCGGCCGCGCAAACCCAGACCAAACCGCCGACGACATCCTCGCAGATCGCAGCAAACACGCCGTCAATAAAGCGGCCATCATGTCTGCGCTGGCGACCTTTGACTCAGACGACGACGAACGCGATGATACCTATGATGTAGCAGACGTAGGCGGCACCGTTGACGCCGCCACCACTGACACAGATGCCGATGCGAAACAGAAAGCCGACGAACTTGACCTAACGCTATTCCGGACGTACAAGGCATCACCGGCGCTGTTTGCTCGGGACTCAGCGACCCGTCGATCGCAGCCGCGGGCTTCGCTGAAGCGCGAGACGGGCATGACGGACGAAGCGATTGAGGGATGGGCTGTTATGCTGGCGCGGGATTCGAAGCGGTTGGCGAAGTTGGAGGATCGGTTATCGCTTTCGGTGGTTGGGCCTGGTGGGACTGGTCTTATGCAACCGGAGATTAAGCCGACGGCGTATCGGAGGCCTGGGCCTAGGGGTGATGGGGAGTCGGGGAGTGAGACTGATGAGCCGGCTGGTTCTGGGTCTCGAGGTAGAGGGGATCCCGGTAGGGGGCGTGGTAGGGGTGGTCGAcgaggtggtggtgctggacGTGGGCGTGGTGGTAATGCGGGTTCCGGCGACGGGAATACCACCGCGCAGCGgcagaggaaggaggagaataaGGCCAGTAGGGCGAATCATAATCGTCGACAGCAGAGGGCGAAGAAGGTGGCGCGGGCTGGGGGTATGATGGGGTGA
- a CDS encoding phosphoribomutase PRM15 (phosphoglucomutase/phosphomannomutase) has translation MAAGFSCMNSLTVIQASQGLAKYLKDKHPDSASGGVVIGHDARHNSAKFAALAANAFISQQIPVWFYSEPSVTPSVPFGVTHLKAAAGIMITASHVCFLDSKKQKMKIKTNSPVEPGTRQRYFKNGAQINTPIDVEIAQSIEENLAPWSGAWKDLQECEYLHADAYKTILPHYTKTVWDYANSTVSDWKQPRPFVYTPLHGVGGLVFPDLCQSVGITEFTPVPEQVEPNPDFPTVSFPNPEEAGALDLAMQTADREGKTLIIAHDPDADRFAAAEKVDGSWFSFTGNHIGVLLASHLFDSLENRKDGKRIAVLNSTVSTGMLEKMATAKGIQFEEALTGFKWMGNIARCLEGEGYNVPYAFEEALGYMFPAVCHDKDGITAAMVFLAAQAKWQSQGLTPYMKLQQLFNEYGHYETLNNYFRSPNPETTMALFRAIRNGPYRAEKTLGPFKILRWRDMTEGYDSGTTDNKPTLPVDKSSQMLTLWLDQDVRFTFRASGTEPKVKLYVESCGASREQAVDAVCNAFLAVLKEWVVPFAPSMTYSRQMPTSSGHVFQISE, from the exons ATGGCGGCAGGGTTCTCCTGCATGAACTCGTTGACCGTCATCCAGGCGTCGCAAGGCCTGGCCAAGTACTTGAAGGATAAGCATCCGGACAGTGCTTCGGGCGGAGTGGTTATTGGTCATGATGCTCGTCATAACTCGGCCAAGTTTGCAGCTTTGGCTGCGAATGCCTTCATCTCACAGCAGATCCCGGTTTGGTTCTATTCCGAACCCTCTGTGACTCCATCTGTGCCGTTTGGAGTAACTCACTTGAaagctgctgctggtatTATGATCACTGCAAGCCATGTATGTTTTCTAGACTCTAAAAAgcagaaaatgaaaataaaaactaaCTCTCCAGTAGAACCCGGCACAAGACAACG CTACTTCAAGAACGGCGCCCAGATCAACACCCCAATCGATGTAGAGATAGCCCAGTCGATTGAGGAAAACCTTGCACCATGGTCTGGCGCCTGGAAAGATCTCCAGGAATGCGAATATTTACACGCCGATGCATACAAGACCATCTTGCCTCACTATACAAAGACCGTTTGGGATTACGCA AATTCAACTGTGTCTGACTGGAAACAACCAAGACCTTTTGTCTATACGCCCCTGCACGGAGTTGGAGGCCTTGTTTTCCCCGACCTCTGCCAGTCTGTGGGCATAACCGAATTCACGCCTGTGCCGGAACAAGTAGAGCCCAACCCGGATTTCCCGACAGTATCGTTCCCCAACCCCGAAGAAGCTGGAGCCTTGGATCTGGCCATGCAGACCGCCGATAGGGAAGGCAAAACCTTGATTATTGCCCATGATCCAGACGCGGATCGCTTTGCGGCCGCCGAGAAAGTCGA CGGATCatggttttctttcacaGGCAACCATATCGGAGTCTTACTCGCATCGCACCTGTTTGACTCCTtggagaacagaaaggaCGGCAAACGCATCGCGGTTCTAAACTCCACAGTATCGACAGGCATGCTCGAGAAAATGGCAACAGCTAAGGGGATCCAATTCGAAGAGGCACTCACCGGCTTTAAATGGATGGGAAACATCGCCCGATGCCTTGAAGGCGAGGGCTACAATGTCCCTTACGCATTTGAAGAAGCACTAGGCTATATGTTCCCAGCCGTCTGCCACGACAAAGACGGCATCACAGCAGCGATGGTCTTCCTAGCAGCACAAGCCAAATGGCAATCGCAAGGACTCACCCCTTACATGAAACTACAGCAGCTCTTCAATGAATATGGCCACTACGAAACCCTCAATAATTACTTCCGGTCCCCGAATCCGGAGACAACAATGGCCTTGTTCAGAGCTATCCGGAATGGACCCTATAGAGCCGAGAAGACACTGGGACCATTCAAGATTCTGCGTTGGCGAGACATGACCGAGGGCTATGATTCCGGAACGACCGACAACAAACCTACGCTGCCTGTTGATAAGTCGAGCCAGATGTTGACTCTCTGGTTGGACCAGGATGTGCGGTTCACGTTCCGGGCTTCGGGGACGGAGCCTAAAGTTAAGT TGTATGTTGAAAGCTGTGGAGCGTCTCGCGAACAGGCCGTGGATGCTGTTTGCAATGCCTTCCTTGCTGTTCTGAAGGAATGGGTGGTTCCCTTTGCGCCGTCTATGACGTATAGCAGACAGATGCCTACATCGTCGGGCCACGTGTTTCAGATCTCTGAATAG
- a CDS encoding fatty acid desaturase (delta 6-fatty acid desaturase/delta-8 sphingolipid desaturase) yields the protein MADTLKAAATPTPPSRKDTILSRRWIEGQIAEGKQVIVYDDRVLRVDAWIKFHPGGDKSIKHMVGKDATDEINALHSKEARQRMLAFQIGRIQGPWLNFLPPIQGGKFRPYTEATCTSDEDSSGQDLSTPPSPIFDSVDAKSGLRRRKSVSSDTSVSSATSECEPKPFFLDARTQEEIVLDVTKYPSLDTESQESIKKKYRALDQRIRDEGLYNCNYFSYFIECCRYTLFAALSYIFLRSGWYATSGFFLGCFWHQLVFTAHDSGHMGITHNFHVDSVIGIIIADYLGGLSLGWWKRNHNVHHIVTNAPEHDPDIEHMPFFAISHRFLTSLRSTYYERIMTFDAFANFMLRYQNYLYYPILLFGRFNLYRLSWEYLLCGQAPKKGPAWWHRWFEMAGQVFFWYWFGYAVVYRSIPDWSSRLIFILISHMVTAPLHVQITLSHFAMSTADLGVNESFPQKMLRTTMDVDCPTWLDFFHGGLQFQAIHHLYPRIPRHNLRRTQKLVMEFCRDTGIPYAVFTFYDGNKEVIGKLGDVAKQVRILDECRKSCAQQGVFSDHH from the exons ATGGCCGATACTCTTAAAGCTGCCGCAACACCAACTCCCCCGTCGAGGAAGGATACGATCCTGTCACGGCGTTGGATCGAAGGTCAGATCGCTGAAGGCAAGCAAGTTATAGTCTATGACGACCGGGTATTGAGGGTCGATGCATGGATCAAATTCCACCCGGGTGGTGACAAGTCGATTAAGCATATGGTGGGAAAAGATGCGACGGATGAGATCAATGC TTTACATTCGAAGGAAGCGCGTCAGCGGATGTTGGCCTTCCAGATCGGACGCATCCAGGGTCCGTGGTTAAACTTCCTCCCACCGATTCAAGGCGGGAAGTTCCGCCCATATACCGAGGCAACTTGCACATCAGATGAAGACAGTTCTGGTCAGGACTTGTCTACACCGCCGTCTCCGATCTTCGACTCAGTCGACGCTAAGTCCGGCCTCCGCCGGCGAAAGTCTGTTTCCTCGGATACGTCCGTTTCCTCAGCTACCTCAGAGTGTGAGCCAAAGCCGTTCTTTCTCGACGCTCGAACCCAGGAAGAGATCGTCCTTGATGTTACCAAATACCCGTCTTTGGATACGGAGAGCCAGGAGAgtatcaagaagaagtacCGTGCATTAGATCAGCGGATTCGCGATGAAGGCCTATACAACTGCAACTATTTCTCTTACTTCATCGAATGCTGCCGCTATACGCTTTTTGCGGCCCTGTCTTACATATTCCTCCGATCGGGCTGGTATGCAACGTCGGGATTCTTTTTGGGATGCTTCTGGCACCAGCTCGTCTTTACAGCTCATGATTCAGGTCATATGGGCATTACCCATAACTTCCACGTGGACAGTGTAATTggtatcatcatcgccgacTATCTTGGAGGGTTAAGCCTGGGCTGGTGGAAGCGCAACCACAATGTCCACCATATTGTGACGAATGCACCTGAACATGACCCCGATATCGAACACATGCCCTTCTTTGCCATTTCGCACCGTTTCCTTACCAGTCTCCGCAGCACTTACTATGAACGTATTATGACATTTGATGCTTTTGCGAACTTCATGCTGCGCTATCAAAACTATCTTTACTATCCGATTCTCTTGTTTGGCCGCTTTAACCTGTATCGCCTGAGCTGGGAATATCTGCTGTGCGGTCAAGCGCCGAAGAAAGGCCCTGCTTGGTGGCACCGGTGGTTCGAGATGGCTGGCcaagtcttcttctggtATTGGTTTGGGTACGCTGTGGTGTACCGTAGCATCCCCGACTGGAGTAGCCGTCTGATTTTCATTTTAATCTCGCACATGGTTACCGCCCCGTTACACGTGCAGATCACGCTCTCCCATTTTGCCATGTCGACGGCCGACTTGGGTGTCAACGAGTCCTTTCCCCAGAAGATGCTTCGCACAACCATGGATGTCGACTGCCCAACCTGGCTCGACTTCTTCCACGGAGGTCTACAGTTCCAGGCCATTCACCACCTGTACCCTCGCATTCCACGCCACAACCTGCGTCGTACCCAAAAGTTGGTTATGGAATTCTGCCGCGACACTGGCATCCCGTATGCCGTCTTCACCTTCTACGATGGCAACAAAGAGGTTATCGGAAAACTTGGTGATGTCGCGAAGCAGGTCCGTATCCTTGACGAATGCCGGAAGTCGTGCGCCCAGCAGGGCGTCTTCTCAGACCACCACTAG
- a CDS encoding ELYS family protein (predicted protein): MAPWEDFDSVFSFNKNFTYDGKVIEQILSNRRALDNQLFADRLLGLLGVKAGNNDQTLIMYNVSDKHNYIVTKVYPPKSNADLRTLFGHIVSSPLDIHHKQALIYYLLKDCRAANDYASQFSRRFHLPEKYRFFIEGLWNLDRLDFKRAIEYLTEPSIIPTFPDEILYVLTLPQLPKHDDSLVMAYYLTVSPPLASTKVQKAFFRILCRSSITEAFYFTRNYDDSLRQNYLAQLIEFVHSTEAGETRSKRAMELIGLPFDDQEEGWFEDCLLRGNAKGLHGAKDTVMMRRLATGKLENLSADLESLGGKKVDGLNWDILRQGIQPSQT; this comes from the exons ATGGCGCCTTGGGAAGATTTCGACAGTGTTTTCTCCTTCAACAAGAATTTTACATATGATGGCAAGGTCATTGAACAGATACTGTCCAACCGCCGGGCTTTGGATAACCAGTTGTTCGCCGACAGACTCCTAGGACTGCTCGGCGTGAAAGCAGGTAATAATGATCAAACATTGATAATGTACAATGTTTCTGACAAGCATAACTATATAGTGACGAAAGTATACCCTCCAAAGTCCAATGCAGACCTCCGAACCCTTTTCGGACACATCGTATCATCTCCACTGGATATCCATCACAAGCAGGCCTTGATCTACTATCTCTTAAAGGACTGCCGGGCAGCCAATGACTACGCTTCACAATTTTCGCGGCGATTCCATCTACCCGAAAAGTACCGTTTCTTCATTGAAGGGCTCTGGAACCTAGACAGGCTAGATTTTAAG CGCGCTATTGAATATTTGACTGAACCCTCCATCATTCCAACATTTCCCGATGAAATCCTTTATGTTCTCACCCTACCACAGCTTCCAAAGCACGATGACAGCCTCGTAATGGCGTATTACCTCACCGTGAGCCCACCACTGGCATCCACAAAGGTCCAGAAAGCATTCTTCAGAATTCTTTGTCGCTCCAGCATTACGGAAGCCTTCTACTTTACCCGGAACTATGACGACTCGCTTCGCCAGAATTACCTTGCGCAGCTCATTGAATTCGTGCACTCGACGGAAGCTGGCGAGACCCGGAGCAAGCGCGCTATGGAATTGATTGGTCTCCCCTTCGATGACCAGGAAGAGGGGTGGTTTGAGGACTGTCTTCTCCGTGGGAATGCAAAGGGTTTGCATGGTGCTAAGGACACCGTCATGATGCGCCGTCTTGCGACAGGGAAGTTAGAAAACTTGTCGGCCGATCTTGAGTCCTTGGGCGGAAAGAAGGTCGATGGGCTGAACTGGGACATTCTCAGACAAGGCATTCAGCCATCGCAGACATAG